In one window of Rhizobium oryzihabitans DNA:
- a CDS encoding [protein-PII] uridylyltransferase — protein MAIKDLDFSAILDVSALKRECDIIFKEDGKRIADVRSDLLPIFRKASTEGREKARELLKSEGGGIDCARRISWLQDRLIETLYDLTCQYVYPKDAPQIAVAAVGGYGRGTLAPGSDIDLLFLLPAKNTPDMHKAVEFVLYLLWDLGFKVGHATRTVDESIRLSKSDMTIRTAILEVRAICGKKSLTDDLEKRFESEVVTGTGPEFIAAKLAERDQRHRKAGDTRYLVEPNVKEGKGGLRDLHTLFWIAKYYYHVRDTADLVKLGVLSRRELRLFEKADDFLWAVRCQMHFITGKAEERLSFDIQREIADALNYQPRPGLSAVERFMKHYFLVAKDVGDLTRIVCAALEDRQAKDVPGLSGVLSRFAHRVRKIPGSVEFVEDRGRIALAKPDVFKNDPVNLIRLFHIADINNLELHPDALRVVTRSLSLINDELRENDEANRLFLSILTSRRDPALTLRRMNEAGVLGKFIPEFGKIVAMMQFNMYHHYTVDEHLIRSVGVLSEVDKGTAVDAHPLANQLMPSVEEREALYVAVLLHDVAKGRQEDHSIAGARVARKLCQRFRLTGKQTETVVWLIEQHLLMSMVAQTRDLHDRKTITDFADKVQSMERLKMLLILTVCDIRAVGPGVWNGWKGQLLRSLYYETELLLSGGFSEVSRKERAQIARQALYDALDDWGQKARRKYTKLHYEPYLLTVALEDQVRHTRFIREADKQEKALSTMVRTHSFHAITEITVLAPDHPRLLSIITGACAAAGANIADAQIFTTSDGRALDTILINREFPIDEDETRRGNNVGKLIEEVLSGKQRLPEMIATRTKSRRKKSAFTIPPSVIISNGLSNKFTVIEVECLDRPGLLADMTAVIADLSLDIHSARITTFGEKVIDTFYVTDLFGQKVTNDNRQASIATRLKAVMSEQEDELRDRMPNGIIAHPDVAALPAARTAKA, from the coding sequence ATGGCCATCAAGGACCTGGATTTTTCCGCAATTCTCGATGTATCGGCGCTGAAGCGCGAATGCGACATCATCTTCAAGGAAGACGGCAAGCGCATCGCCGATGTCAGATCCGATCTGCTGCCGATCTTTCGCAAGGCCAGCACGGAAGGCCGGGAAAAAGCACGCGAGCTGCTGAAATCCGAGGGTGGCGGCATCGATTGCGCCAGACGCATCTCCTGGCTTCAGGACCGGCTGATCGAGACGCTTTATGATCTGACCTGCCAATATGTCTATCCGAAAGACGCGCCGCAGATCGCTGTTGCGGCGGTCGGCGGTTATGGTCGTGGCACGCTGGCGCCGGGATCGGATATCGACCTCCTGTTCCTGCTGCCGGCCAAGAATACGCCGGATATGCACAAGGCCGTGGAGTTCGTGCTTTATCTCCTCTGGGATCTCGGCTTCAAGGTCGGCCATGCCACCCGCACGGTGGATGAGTCTATCCGCCTGTCCAAATCCGATATGACGATCCGCACCGCCATTCTGGAAGTGAGGGCGATCTGCGGCAAGAAATCTCTGACCGACGATCTCGAGAAACGTTTCGAGTCGGAAGTCGTCACCGGCACCGGCCCGGAATTCATCGCCGCCAAGCTCGCCGAGCGTGACCAGCGCCACCGCAAGGCGGGCGATACGCGCTATCTGGTGGAGCCGAACGTCAAGGAAGGCAAGGGTGGTCTGCGCGACCTGCACACGCTGTTCTGGATCGCCAAATATTATTACCACGTCCGCGATACCGCCGATCTCGTCAAGCTTGGCGTCCTGTCGCGGCGTGAACTCAGGCTGTTCGAAAAGGCCGATGATTTTCTCTGGGCCGTACGCTGCCAGATGCATTTCATCACCGGCAAGGCGGAGGAACGTCTTTCCTTCGACATCCAGCGTGAGATTGCCGATGCCCTGAATTATCAGCCGCGCCCGGGCCTTTCCGCCGTCGAGCGTTTCATGAAGCACTATTTCCTCGTGGCGAAGGATGTGGGTGACCTGACGCGCATCGTCTGCGCCGCGCTGGAAGATCGGCAGGCGAAGGACGTGCCGGGCCTGTCGGGGGTTCTCAGCCGCTTCGCCCATCGCGTCCGCAAGATTCCAGGTTCGGTGGAATTCGTGGAAGATCGGGGGCGCATTGCGCTTGCCAAGCCGGATGTGTTCAAGAACGATCCGGTCAACCTGATCCGACTTTTCCATATCGCGGATATCAACAATCTCGAACTGCATCCGGATGCGTTGCGTGTGGTCACCCGCTCTCTGTCGCTCATCAATGACGAGCTACGCGAAAACGATGAGGCGAACCGGCTTTTCCTGTCGATCCTCACGTCGCGGCGCGACCCGGCCTTGACGCTGAGACGCATGAACGAGGCCGGTGTGCTCGGCAAGTTCATCCCCGAATTCGGCAAGATCGTCGCGATGATGCAGTTCAACATGTATCATCACTATACGGTGGATGAGCATCTGATCCGCTCCGTCGGCGTGCTCTCGGAAGTGGACAAGGGAACGGCTGTCGATGCCCATCCGCTCGCCAACCAGCTGATGCCGAGCGTTGAGGAGCGCGAGGCGCTTTATGTCGCCGTCCTGTTGCACGACGTTGCCAAGGGCAGGCAGGAAGACCACTCGATTGCCGGCGCGCGCGTGGCCCGCAAGCTCTGCCAGCGCTTCCGCCTCACCGGCAAGCAGACAGAAACGGTGGTCTGGCTGATCGAGCAGCATCTTCTGATGTCCATGGTCGCCCAGACGCGCGATCTGCATGACCGCAAGACCATCACCGATTTCGCCGACAAGGTGCAGTCCATGGAGCGGCTGAAGATGCTGCTGATCCTCACGGTCTGCGATATCCGCGCGGTTGGTCCGGGCGTCTGGAACGGCTGGAAGGGGCAGCTGCTGCGTTCGCTTTATTACGAGACCGAGCTGCTGCTGTCAGGCGGTTTTTCGGAAGTCTCCCGCAAGGAGCGCGCGCAGATTGCCCGCCAAGCGCTTTACGATGCGCTCGACGACTGGGGTCAGAAGGCGCGGCGCAAATACACCAAGCTGCATTATGAGCCCTATCTGCTGACGGTCGCGCTGGAAGATCAGGTGCGCCACACCCGCTTCATCCGCGAGGCCGACAAGCAGGAAAAGGCGCTGTCGACCATGGTGCGCACGCATTCCTTTCACGCCATCACCGAAATCACCGTGCTGGCGCCAGACCATCCGCGCCTGCTCTCGATCATCACTGGCGCTTGTGCGGCGGCCGGCGCCAACATCGCCGACGCGCAGATATTCACCACATCCGACGGGCGTGCATTGGATACGATCCTGATCAACCGCGAGTTCCCGATCGACGAGGATGAGACACGACGCGGCAACAATGTCGGCAAGCTCATCGAGGAGGTTCTGTCCGGCAAGCAGCGCCTGCCGGAAATGATCGCTACCCGCACCAAGAGCCGCAGGAAGAAAAGCGCCTTCACCATTCCGCCCTCCGTCATCATTTCCAACGGGCTTTCGAACAAGTTCACCGTCATAGAGGTCGAGTGCCTCGACCGGCCCGGACTTCTTGCGGATATGACGGCAGTGATCGCCGATCTGTCGCTGGATATTCATTCCGCCCGCATCACCACCTTCGGCGAAAAGGTCATCGACACCTTCTATGTGACGGATCTCTTCGGCCAGAAGGTGACGAACGACAACCGGCAGGCCAGCATTGCCACGCGCCTCAAGGCCGTGATGAGCGAGCAGGAAGACGAATTGCGCGACCGCATGCCGAACGGCATCATCGCCCACCCAGACGTGGCGGCGCTGCCGGCTGCGCGCACGGCAAAGGCTTGA
- the mutS gene encoding DNA mismatch repair protein MutS, translated as MMEQYIEIKANNPGSLLFYRMGDFYELFFDDAVEASRSLGITLTKRGQHMGHDIPMCGVPVHAADDYLQKLILRGYRVAVCEQVEDPAEAKKRGSKSVVRRDVVRLVTPGTLTEEKLLSPTESNYLMALARIRGSAEAQFALAWIDISTGVFRLAETTLTRLLADIWRIDPRELIVADSLFHDEELRPVFDVLGRVAVPQPAILFDSATAEGRIARYFNVSTLDGFGTFSRVEMAAAAAAVAYVEKTQIAERPPLGAPERESAASTLFIDPATRANLELVKTLSGERDGSLLHALNRTVTGGGARLLAERLMSPLTDPEKINARLDAVAYLIDDVSLCDGLRDALKHVADMPRALSRLALERGGPRDLGAIRQGLVSAEKIAAILDDGLLPDELAMALKDLKALPGALEAMLGSMLADDLPLLKRDGGFLREGANPELDEVRALRDQSRRVIAGLQLKYADETGIKSLKIKHNNVLGYFIEVTAGNADVMMATDEAKARFIHRQTMAGAMRFTTTELADLESRIANAAAHALTMELEAFARMVEAVVQQAEAIKAGAAALATIDVASSLAYLATEQAYCRPIVDASMTFAIRGGRHPVVEQALRRQSAGPFIANNCDLSATEGGKNGAIWLLTGPNMGGKSTFLRQNALIAILAQIGSFVPAEAAHIGVVDRLFSRVGASDDLARGRSTFMVEMVETAAILNQATDRSLVILDEIGRGTATFDGLSIAWAAVEHLHEANRCRGLFATHFHELTVLSEKLGRLSNATMRVKEWEGDVIFLHEVGPGAADRSYGIQVARLAGLPASVVERAREVLTKLEDADRKNPASQLIDDLPLFQIAVRREETRKAGPSKVEEALKGFNPDEMTPREALDALYALKKELGKA; from the coding sequence ATGATGGAGCAATATATCGAGATCAAGGCGAACAATCCCGGTTCGCTGCTGTTCTACCGCATGGGCGATTTTTACGAATTGTTCTTTGACGATGCGGTCGAAGCCTCCCGTTCACTGGGCATCACGCTGACGAAACGCGGCCAGCATATGGGGCACGATATCCCGATGTGCGGTGTTCCGGTTCATGCGGCCGATGATTATTTGCAGAAGCTCATCCTGCGCGGTTATCGCGTCGCTGTCTGCGAGCAGGTGGAAGACCCCGCCGAGGCAAAGAAGCGCGGATCGAAATCCGTGGTCAGGCGTGATGTGGTGCGGCTTGTCACGCCCGGCACCCTGACCGAAGAAAAACTGCTCTCACCGACGGAATCCAACTATCTGATGGCGCTCGCCCGTATCCGCGGCAGCGCCGAGGCGCAGTTCGCGCTGGCCTGGATCGATATTTCCACCGGTGTCTTCCGTCTGGCGGAGACAACGCTGACACGGCTTCTCGCCGACATCTGGCGTATCGACCCGCGCGAACTGATCGTTGCCGACAGCCTGTTTCACGACGAAGAGTTGAGGCCAGTCTTCGACGTGCTGGGCCGTGTGGCCGTGCCGCAACCGGCCATCCTCTTTGACAGCGCCACGGCGGAAGGGCGCATCGCGCGTTATTTCAACGTCTCGACGCTGGATGGTTTCGGCACGTTTTCACGCGTGGAAATGGCGGCTGCCGCTGCGGCCGTGGCCTATGTCGAAAAGACCCAGATCGCCGAGCGCCCGCCTCTCGGCGCACCGGAGCGTGAAAGTGCGGCTTCGACCCTTTTCATCGATCCCGCCACCCGCGCCAATCTTGAACTGGTGAAGACGCTATCAGGCGAAAGAGACGGATCGCTGCTGCATGCCCTCAACCGCACTGTAACAGGCGGCGGCGCGCGACTTCTGGCCGAGCGGCTGATGTCGCCCTTGACCGACCCGGAAAAGATCAATGCCCGTCTCGATGCCGTGGCCTATCTCATCGATGACGTCTCCCTCTGCGATGGCCTGCGCGACGCCCTGAAACATGTCGCGGATATGCCGCGCGCACTTTCCCGCCTTGCGCTGGAACGCGGTGGCCCGCGTGATCTCGGCGCTATCCGGCAGGGGCTGGTTTCGGCCGAAAAAATTGCGGCCATTCTTGATGATGGGCTGCTGCCAGATGAGTTGGCGATGGCTCTCAAGGATTTGAAAGCCCTGCCGGGCGCTCTTGAGGCGATGCTCGGCTCGATGCTGGCTGACGATCTGCCGCTTCTGAAGCGCGATGGCGGTTTTCTGCGCGAAGGCGCCAACCCTGAACTCGACGAGGTGCGGGCGCTACGCGACCAGTCGCGTCGTGTGATCGCCGGTCTGCAATTGAAATACGCCGATGAGACCGGCATTAAGTCGCTGAAGATCAAGCACAACAACGTGCTGGGTTATTTCATCGAGGTGACGGCGGGCAATGCCGATGTGATGATGGCGACGGACGAGGCCAAGGCGCGTTTCATCCACCGCCAGACCATGGCAGGCGCCATGCGCTTCACCACCACCGAGCTTGCCGATCTCGAAAGCCGCATCGCCAATGCCGCCGCACATGCTTTGACGATGGAGCTGGAGGCCTTCGCGCGCATGGTCGAGGCCGTGGTGCAGCAGGCGGAAGCGATCAAGGCCGGCGCGGCGGCACTTGCCACCATCGATGTCGCCTCCAGCCTTGCCTATCTGGCGACGGAGCAGGCTTATTGCCGACCGATCGTCGATGCCTCGATGACCTTTGCGATCCGCGGCGGGCGTCATCCGGTGGTTGAACAGGCCCTGCGACGCCAGTCGGCGGGACCGTTCATCGCCAATAATTGCGATCTGTCGGCTACCGAGGGCGGCAAAAACGGCGCGATCTGGTTGCTTACCGGCCCGAACATGGGCGGTAAATCGACATTCCTGCGCCAGAATGCGCTGATCGCCATCCTTGCGCAGATCGGCTCCTTCGTCCCGGCAGAAGCCGCGCATATCGGTGTCGTCGACCGGCTGTTTTCCCGTGTTGGCGCATCGGACGATCTGGCGCGCGGTCGCTCGACCTTCATGGTGGAAATGGTGGAAACCGCCGCCATTCTCAATCAGGCGACGGATCGCTCGCTGGTCATTCTGGATGAGATCGGCCGTGGCACGGCGACGTTTGACGGTCTTTCCATCGCCTGGGCGGCGGTCGAGCATCTCCATGAGGCCAATCGTTGCCGTGGCCTCTTCGCCACCCATTTCCACGAGCTCACCGTGCTGTCGGAAAAACTCGGCCGCCTCTCCAATGCCACGATGCGGGTGAAGGAGTGGGAAGGCGACGTCATTTTCCTGCACGAGGTCGGACCGGGTGCTGCGGACCGCTCTTACGGCATCCAGGTGGCACGGCTTGCGGGCTTGCCGGCATCGGTGGTCGAGCGCGCCCGCGAAGTGCTGACGAAGCTCGAAGATGCCGACCGCAAGAACCCGGCCAGCCAGCTGATCGACGATCTTCCGCTGTTCCAGATCGCGGTTCGCCGTGAGGAAACCCGCAAGGCTGGACCATCGAAGGTGGAAGAAGCTTTGAAGGGGTTCAACCCGGACGAAATGACGCCGCGTGAGGCATTGGACGCGCTCTATGCGTTAAAGAAAGAACTTGGCAAGGCTTAA
- a CDS encoding GNAT family N-acetyltransferase: MVAEILNHDICENNVVIHPRPETVQDNEGLFGRIGTLETRLARNEREIDAAQSVRYRVFVEEMKARLPAEAMRRKRDIDAWDSVCDHLLVLDKAIEGDSEDQIVGTYRLLRQETALANNGFYSASEFDIAGLVARHPGKRFMELGRSCVLPEYRTKRTVELLWQGNWAYAVKHRMDAMIGCASFPGVQPEAHALALSFLHHNCVAKGEWAASALPELYHEMDLVPAEALNARKALNAMPPLIKGYMRLGAMFGSGAVVDHAFNTTDVLVVLPVSSIAGRYISYYGGEPERING; encoded by the coding sequence ATGGTTGCCGAAATACTCAATCACGACATTTGTGAAAACAATGTTGTCATTCACCCCCGTCCTGAGACTGTGCAGGATAATGAGGGTCTTTTCGGTCGTATCGGCACACTTGAAACACGGCTCGCAAGAAATGAGCGTGAGATCGATGCCGCACAATCCGTGCGTTACCGGGTCTTTGTCGAGGAAATGAAGGCGCGCCTTCCGGCGGAAGCGATGCGCCGCAAGCGCGATATCGATGCCTGGGACAGTGTCTGCGACCATCTGCTCGTGCTCGACAAGGCGATTGAAGGCGACAGCGAAGACCAGATCGTCGGCACCTACCGTCTGCTGCGTCAGGAAACGGCACTCGCCAATAACGGTTTTTATTCCGCAAGCGAATTTGATATCGCCGGACTGGTCGCACGCCATCCGGGCAAGCGTTTCATGGAGCTTGGCCGCTCCTGCGTGCTGCCGGAATATCGCACCAAGCGCACGGTCGAGCTTCTGTGGCAGGGCAACTGGGCCTATGCCGTGAAACACCGCATGGACGCGATGATCGGTTGCGCCTCCTTCCCCGGCGTGCAGCCCGAAGCCCACGCGCTTGCGCTGTCCTTCCTGCATCATAATTGCGTCGCGAAGGGCGAGTGGGCGGCGTCTGCGCTTCCCGAGCTTTACCATGAGATGGACCTCGTGCCGGCCGAGGCGCTGAACGCCCGCAAGGCGCTGAATGCCATGCCGCCACTGATCAAGGGCTATATGCGTCTCGGCGCCATGTTCGGTTCCGGCGCGGTTGTGGATCATGCCTTCAACACCACCGACGTCCTGGTGGTCCTGCCGGTATCGTCCATCGCCGGCCGTTACATCAGCTATTATGGCGGCGAGCCCGAGCGCATCAACGGCTGA
- a CDS encoding hybrid sensor histidine kinase/response regulator: MSEPARLRERVSDGLGLAAPAAQPADRADTTSHKAIERHEVDARSIALHVAVSLSVGAFSAALIALAVPYAVTVALASFFAAVLVGLLFYALFSKSSPLPDELPADFSDVRLRQTQNRSLIAGMQEAMGDIVVIRNMDRRIVEANTVFREMTGCFAPEGLSCEEIGIAFRPGGKAHVYDVEIATPFGQRIFSWHDAVTRDLASSRLLISSIARDVTEERLALGEREDARLRAEKADAEKARLLATVSHEIRLPLSGMLGMNHLLSQTKLNQEQRNYLDGMKQSGQSLVQLVEDLLDYSTMEAGRFKLNPRAENLRRLIESIVEMLAHRAHEKGIEITSFVTPDVPDYLDFDPARLRQVLFNLLGNAVKFTREGGVVIRAHMVEGELLITVEDTGPGMSAAEQARIFGEFEQAGPMSQRSAGTGLGLAISARIVREFGGSLTVSSRKGKGSTFTLAFRPGSAPAGMPDQGRRHCLQHTNVLLVAPRGVAAAVTMEAIEAFGGKCILIHQPEDLERLKDKTGGVAASLTDIIVDQRISALFRDDLKEWPKQNVRRTLLVSPEERPSTMHVSFDAWLIRPLREKSLIDVLCGRLRGIERRDAINDNHPDVGFSSRVSEGASGIEILVAEDDAVNARIIRAVLEKSGFIVRTVDDFHALQQSVALGASRLPHLIISDLNMPGGEGLEVLPDLLLTLKGEANIPVIVLSGDASAATAEILLEAGAAKVLTKPADPRRLVEEIRRLLEAKRVSPS, encoded by the coding sequence ATGAGCGAACCGGCAAGACTTCGGGAAAGAGTTTCAGATGGCCTCGGCCTGGCTGCCCCGGCAGCGCAGCCGGCGGATCGTGCCGACACCACATCTCACAAAGCCATTGAGCGCCATGAGGTCGACGCCAGGTCGATCGCCCTCCATGTCGCCGTTTCATTGTCGGTGGGTGCGTTCTCTGCGGCCCTGATTGCGCTTGCGGTGCCCTATGCGGTCACTGTCGCGCTGGCATCCTTCTTCGCCGCCGTGCTCGTCGGTCTTCTGTTCTACGCGCTGTTCAGCAAATCTTCACCTCTTCCCGACGAACTGCCAGCCGATTTCTCGGATGTCCGTCTGCGGCAAACGCAGAACCGTTCGCTGATTGCCGGGATGCAGGAAGCCATGGGCGATATAGTCGTGATCCGCAATATGGACCGGCGTATCGTCGAGGCGAACACCGTCTTTCGCGAAATGACGGGGTGTTTTGCTCCCGAAGGGCTGAGCTGCGAGGAGATAGGCATCGCTTTCCGGCCGGGCGGCAAGGCTCACGTTTATGACGTGGAAATCGCGACCCCTTTCGGGCAGCGCATTTTCTCCTGGCATGATGCGGTGACCCGCGATCTCGCAAGCAGCCGTCTTCTTATCAGCAGCATCGCAAGGGACGTGACCGAAGAGCGTCTGGCGCTTGGCGAAAGGGAGGACGCCCGGTTGCGCGCCGAAAAGGCCGATGCCGAAAAAGCGCGGCTGCTGGCCACCGTAAGCCACGAAATCCGCCTGCCGCTGTCAGGCATGCTTGGCATGAACCATCTTCTGTCGCAGACGAAGCTCAACCAGGAACAACGGAATTATCTCGATGGCATGAAGCAGTCCGGCCAGTCGCTTGTGCAGCTGGTCGAGGACCTGCTGGACTATTCGACCATGGAGGCGGGCCGTTTCAAGCTCAATCCGCGTGCGGAAAACCTGCGGCGGCTGATCGAGAGCATCGTGGAAATGCTGGCGCATCGCGCCCATGAAAAAGGCATCGAAATCACCTCTTTCGTCACGCCCGATGTGCCAGATTATCTGGATTTCGATCCGGCAAGGCTGCGCCAGGTCCTGTTCAACCTCCTCGGAAACGCCGTCAAATTCACCCGGGAAGGTGGAGTGGTCATCCGGGCGCATATGGTCGAGGGTGAATTGCTGATCACCGTCGAAGATACCGGCCCCGGTATGAGTGCGGCGGAACAGGCCCGTATTTTCGGTGAGTTCGAGCAGGCAGGCCCGATGTCTCAGAGAAGTGCAGGCACCGGGCTCGGTCTTGCCATTTCAGCCCGCATCGTGCGGGAATTCGGCGGCAGCCTCACCGTGTCGAGCCGCAAGGGCAAGGGCAGCACCTTCACGCTCGCCTTCCGCCCCGGCAGCGCGCCTGCCGGGATGCCGGACCAAGGCCGGCGTCATTGCCTTCAGCATACGAATGTCCTGCTGGTTGCCCCCAGGGGTGTGGCGGCAGCGGTGACGATGGAGGCGATAGAGGCTTTCGGCGGCAAATGTATTCTCATCCATCAGCCGGAGGATCTGGAAAGGCTGAAGGACAAGACGGGTGGCGTGGCCGCCAGCCTCACCGATATCATCGTCGATCAACGTATTTCCGCTCTCTTCAGGGACGATCTGAAGGAGTGGCCAAAACAGAATGTTCGCCGCACGCTGCTGGTCAGTCCCGAAGAGCGGCCTTCGACGATGCATGTATCCTTCGATGCGTGGCTGATCCGGCCGCTGCGCGAAAAATCCCTGATCGACGTCCTGTGCGGCCGCCTGCGTGGAATAGAACGGCGCGACGCCATCAACGACAATCACCCGGATGTGGGGTTTTCGTCGCGGGTGAGCGAAGGCGCAAGCGGCATCGAGATCCTCGTGGCCGAGGACGACGCCGTCAATGCCCGCATCATTCGCGCCGTGCTCGAAAAAAGCGGCTTTATTGTCCGCACCGTTGACGATTTTCACGCCTTGCAGCAGTCGGTGGCGCTGGGCGCCTCTCGATTGCCGCACCTCATCATTTCCGATCTCAATATGCCGGGTGGTGAGGGGCTGGAGGTGTTACCCGACCTTCTCCTGACGCTGAAGGGCGAGGCAAATATTCCCGTTATCGTGCTGAGCGGCGATGCGAGTGCCGCGACCGCTGAAATCTTGCTGGAGGCCGGTGCGGCCAAGGTTTTGACCAAGCCTGCCGACCCGAGGCGGCTGGTCGAGGAAATTCGCCGCCTGCTGGAGGCGAAACGTGTGTCGCCATCATAA
- the lspA gene encoding signal peptidase II, translating into MAKAALFSKFGPAFALIVAALVLDQIVKQLVEAYLPLQEMVPVIPFLALYRTYNLGVAFSMLSDMHGWFIVSMRLVIVVFVLWLWRKTAADRTFAHLGFAFIIAGAAGNLLDRFFYGHVIDYILFHTDTWSFAVFNLADTFITIGAGCVILDEFLHARAAKK; encoded by the coding sequence ATGGCCAAAGCGGCGTTGTTTTCGAAATTTGGTCCGGCTTTCGCGCTGATCGTTGCTGCCCTTGTGCTGGACCAGATCGTCAAGCAACTGGTCGAAGCCTATCTGCCGCTGCAGGAAATGGTGCCGGTCATTCCGTTTCTGGCGCTTTACCGCACCTATAATCTCGGCGTGGCATTTTCGATGCTGTCGGACATGCACGGCTGGTTCATCGTCAGCATGCGGCTCGTCATTGTGGTCTTCGTCCTGTGGCTCTGGCGCAAGACGGCAGCGGACCGAACCTTCGCCCATCTCGGCTTCGCCTTCATCATCGCGGGCGCGGCCGGCAATCTTCTCGACCGCTTTTTCTACGGTCACGTCATCGACTATATCCTGTTTCACACAGACACATGGTCCTTCGCGGTCTTCAATCTGGCCGACACTTTCATAACCATCGGCGCGGGCTGCGTCATTCTCGATGAGTTTTTACACGCTCGGGCAGCTAAAAAGTAA
- a CDS encoding TrmH family RNA methyltransferase: protein MTNDMRENTTRRVGQVKEVTSLANPIIKDIKALTQKKGREETGTFMAEGLKLVIDALELGWTIKTLVYAKAAKGKPLVEQAAVKTVASGGLVLEVSEKVIASITRRDNPQMVVGIFEQKWKPLKDIRPEKGETYIALDRVRDPGNLGTIIRTADAAGASGVILVGDCTDPFSLETVRATMGSVFATPVARASVEEFLSWKKSANVSVVATHLAGSVDYRKIDYAGKPVVLLMGNEQSGLPPELAGKADQLARIPQQGRADSLNLAIATAVMLFEARRHLLELTPVK from the coding sequence ATGACGAACGACATGCGCGAAAACACCACGCGCCGGGTTGGCCAGGTCAAGGAAGTGACCAGCCTTGCCAATCCCATCATCAAGGATATCAAGGCGCTCACCCAGAAAAAGGGCAGGGAAGAGACCGGCACCTTCATGGCGGAAGGCTTAAAGCTGGTCATCGACGCGCTTGAACTGGGCTGGACGATCAAGACGCTGGTTTATGCCAAGGCCGCCAAAGGCAAGCCGCTGGTGGAGCAGGCGGCGGTGAAGACGGTCGCCTCTGGCGGTTTGGTGCTGGAAGTCAGCGAAAAGGTTATCGCCTCGATCACCCGCCGCGACAATCCGCAGATGGTTGTCGGCATTTTCGAGCAGAAATGGAAACCGCTGAAGGATATCCGCCCGGAAAAGGGCGAGACCTATATCGCGCTCGACCGGGTGCGTGATCCCGGCAATCTCGGCACCATCATCCGCACCGCGGATGCGGCGGGCGCTTCAGGCGTCATTCTCGTCGGCGATTGCACCGATCCCTTTTCGTTGGAAACGGTTCGCGCCACCATGGGTTCGGTTTTCGCCACGCCTGTTGCCCGCGCTTCGGTCGAGGAATTCCTCTCCTGGAAAAAATCGGCCAATGTCAGCGTCGTCGCCACCCATCTCGCCGGCTCGGTCGATTATCGAAAGATCGACTATGCCGGAAAGCCGGTCGTGCTTTTGATGGGCAACGAACAGTCTGGCCTGCCGCCGGAACTGGCAGGCAAGGCCGATCAGCTCGCCCGTATTCCCCAGCAGGGACGCGCCGACAGCCTCAATCTCGCCATCGCAACCGCCGTCATGCTTTTCGAGGCGCGGCGACATCTCCTCGAACTGACACCGGTGAAGTAA